acttttgaACTTCTAGCAGAAAACAAACTAATTTGAAGTGTTTGCAAATTGAGTTTATGCTTCAGAAAGAAAAGCAGACGTTGAAAGCAGGAAGGAGAGAGTTTCCAATTTCTCCTAGTATTTCTGTAAATGATCTATGATTCCAAGTTTACATTTACACTTGGTCccatcttttttgtttttttaccaAACACTCCAACTTTAGATTATCTAGTTCTCACTACTTATTGCAAACACACTTCTCTTTTGCttcctttcaaatttttaactctttctaaaatttatcactTTCTGAAAGTACCAAGTTTTGCACCCATAACTGTTTGGGTGAAACATGTCTGAAACACGTACGATTGATGTAAAAGCTTTGGGGAAAAAGTCAGCAGGCTACATGGTCCAGGTGAAAGAACTGTTATATTGCATTTGAGCTAAGCAATCTACTcatctttaagaaaaatttattttaggggAAGTGTGGTCAAATTACATACTGTCGCCTAGACAATTCAGCCATCAAATTTGCTTCCAATCTTTCTACGTATGATGCGGCTTTTTTTCTAGCTCAAAAGTAATATACTTGAGATTCTCTTAACAAGGTTGGACGCagtttcaataataaataaaggatCAGTAGTAAATAAAAGCGTCAAAGTGAAAATGTTTAAgggaaaataataaagaacTTAATGAGTGCTTTCTGCTCAGAAGCTTTATGGAAAATCTAAAAAGTGTTAGCAGGGGATCATTACACTAGAGAAGCCTTGGACCAACTTGAAGATGTGAACTAGTGGGGGATAGTGAGCAACTGATGGTCTAAGATGCATGAGAGGGAAATTTATTCAAACAACAGACTGTAAGAGATATTTATAccattgaaattattttcccTATTGTTAAACATGCATGTTTCTTGCAATGCAAGTTGTCAGTTCCCAGTGCACTGTGGTAATAACCGGAAGGTCCTTATCACAGAGATAAACGGGAGGTAGTTAAAAATCAGGATTTCATCTCATAAAAAAGGTCGAGTTTCATCTGTAATTGACTGGTCTGAGGTTGACTTGAGCCGCGAACAAATCAAGGTGTACCAAACTGTAAAAGACCGGGCATAACCGGATTGTAGAAGACCGGGGCTACACCAAACTGTAAAGGACCGGGGCTAGTGAGTGAAAGCAAATACTAAGGTCAGGATGCCTTGGATAGTGTGTAAAGGCTAGGGTTAtggatttcattttatttaggGTATATTACAACTACCTCCTATGAGGTTTGGCATCATTACCAATAtctcttgttgtttgaaaaattacaactatgtcattcaaatggaaaataattGTGTAAACCTATACGGTGAAGTAAAAAAGTTGTGGGTAGGTAAAGTTATAATCCACAGGGCATATTagtcaataaataaatatatgaaattacaatTCATAATCCAAAGAGGGgattggatgaaaacctaaagATGCTAACTGAATGGGTTCGTTGTTAGACACGCGTTAAAATTAcgaggggtatttgtaatttcacaaACAATGAGGAGgtatttgcatttattttgaacctcAAAGGAGGTGgctataatttacctttttatttattactgtCAACTAATCATATCTATACTTGATACTCTATGGCACAAAGAAATGCATTAGAAGTTATGGCAAATTATAACAAGctcccctgaggtttggcataattacgaatacccccttgttgtttgaaaaattaccaatacctcCTAATTTTAACGACTGTCCAACAATTAGCACAATCCATTAGGTTTCCATCCAATTTTGTTTGTGaattgaccaaattacccttttgaattaaaaattataattttatttattttttaaaaaattttaatttttttatggactaaatggataattttttataatttttaaaatttttccatccaccctatttaatttttttataagtttttaattttttttaaaaaaataaaaaaaatattgtaagggtaaagttgacaatttcatacctccatctaAAGATTACAtagtttcatcaaatatcaagagggatatttgtaatttttcaaacaacgaggaggtattcgtaattatccCAAACCTTAGGGAgagatcgttgtaatttaccctaaaagtTTCTGCAAGTCATGTTCAAGTGTAGTTGTATAGTATCCTTCCCTGTCCATATAAATACCTCCATAATTCAGGACCTTGTTCTGATTTGACAACAGTACATCAGAACTAAAATGGCAAAAGGTTTCCTAACTATGCTCCATTTCATAGGATAGAACTTTTCAAGACTCACAATAATACAACATGACTGACTGACCACAGACaggactttttcttttattctttcttcCCTGTCTTCCACAATTCACTAAAGTCAAAGCTAGGGGAACGTGATAAACACGAAAACACTTACCATTTGCTTCTGGTACATTTCTCAATGCAACAGCAACCGCTTTGATCACAATATCATTTACTGAGACTTTAACATCATAGTTGGCTgcaaagcaaaaataaaataagatcacTCAGCTCATAATAATATCCGTCAACAAACAGACTAACAGAGATAAAATCTACCTACCTTTAAGCTCCTTTCTGAATGAGAGTAGAGGATCCAGCGTAACATCTAGCAGACACCAcaaaatataagtttcatACTTGTACAATAACATGTAATGCtaaaagagaaatgaatgTTTGAAACCTGTCGACAAATATAAATGAGGGGTGGATTGTTTTGATTCCAATAAGCGTGTTGCTATCACCTATAAGCAAGTAAGAAGAAAGTCTTTATAGAATTATCAGGATAAAGGTCGGCaaggataataaaaaatgtatgtaAGTGTATACAACTCCAGTTAATCGTTTTCATCTTACAAAGACTccttcaaagaaaaatatttaatgtagACATAAATCAACGATTAGACATTCATTTCTTGTCTTTCCAAGATAACCAAATTGCATCATCTGTCCTCTAAACCTGCTATCATCAGGCCTCAAACTCATTCCAGAGAGGTTTTTGTCCTACATATGGATGCATAAGCAAGGCAACTTCAGGATGAAATTCTAAGGAGCATGCTAGGGCTCAAAGTTTGCTGATAGCATAGTTGTTAATAGTGCACGGCGCGCCATGGCGCTAGGCTCCCCTACAGCCATGGTGCACGGGGCGGCGGGGTCATTTTTAAATCACGGCTcacatttacaaaaataaattatatatttcatacatcaataatgcacaaataattaaacataaacactaaaaactattttaatcATCATaccataaaagaaatttgcaaaataataagtcttaggaaaaacaaaagagttcAGAACATGCAACATCAAACAAATCCTACATAATCattataaaacaaacacaaaGACAAAATATCCATCAATCAAAATCCAAATCTTCCCcaatctcatcatcatcatccattttgcaagaaattttaattgattccttttttttttaaattagctGAGTCAAAGGCTAGGGCTTGATAGAGGCGTACCATGGTGTCGCCATATGCAAGCTCAGcgccattttttttataaaatggagCTGAGCCTGCACCTTGCGCCATGGCGCGCCATTAATAACACTGGCTGATAGTATTcaagaaagataaaagaaacaagatcGTTTAAGTTACAGGATGCAGCCACAAATATGGAATttgaaatgaaacaaattagCAGTATTTAGACAAACGTAGTTTGTTCAAGAGAAAAGCATGCATCAATATGAATTGAATATCTGTTTCTCGTCAATCTGTCAGAAGAATTGAATCATTGGCACATCTCTAGTGCTCGAGTCTTTTGCATCTTCAAATATGGGGAGCACACAAAACTGTTTCCATTTGTAAATCTATCTATTGTAGTAAAAATGTCCCGTGATTGGATGCAGAAAGAATGGATCTTTTGTGTGATGAAAACTGAGGCAAACTTTGATAACCAGCTCTATGAAAAAGCCAAAATTATTTGCAAGTATGTAGATATATCAAGGAGTACAGGTAGCAGGATCACATTAGCACCTTAACCATTTGGCAGGAATGAAACTCAGAAGTAActtccttttatatttatgctaaaGACAAATTACCAGTGAgcttatttcaaaattttctcagaCAAATAATCCTTTCTTTTCACCATCAGGAGAGTTCAGCTTAATGTCTCCATATGCTTCACCACTATCACACATTACATTCAAAAGATTATTCCTACTCAATTCTGCAATCATCAATTCACACAGCCAATTATTTATGGCCTAAATTGTTCTCATCTACAAAATTCAACAAGATTGCATCCTCCACTCAGTTTGGTAGCTATTAATCCTTTCTAGCGGAAACCAGAAACTTTTAATAGCATCCATTAATTGCAGAGCAGCAATAGGCATAtacaatataagctgcaattGCGAACAACTCTCTCCAGGAAATAATCCGTCCAGAAAACATTTGAGCATTTATAACTAAATGCGGAGGAAGGAACTCAGATTTATCTGACACCATTATTCACTAAACTGTCAATAGAAGAAGacataaatgaattatactTAAGAGTATACACAAATTTAACTCAAGAATTGATTTCATACCTTGCGAATTTGACTATTAGGCAAATCTTCATATGCAGCTGTCTGCTGTACAGTGGATTTTGATGCCGTTGATGCAGAAGGAGGATGAGGGGGGGCTGGATCTAATGAAGAAATCTTCTCCTTAGATCCAGAGACTTTGGCAGATCCTTTTCCAGACTGTATTGCTGCTAAAACATCCCCCTTTAGCAAAGTACCACGGGGACCAGATGCCATTATTGATGATGCATCTAATCCATGTTCCACAAGTAGTAACTTCGCGGCAGGACTAATTCGACTATGACTTGTTTTCTGAGTTTTGACTTCCTTTGCAGTATTCTTCTGAACAGGCTTTTCATCTTTGACACTCAGATCGAGACTAACAGATGATTTTACAGCTTCAAGGTCATTAGGATCCTCAACCTAGCAAGTTATATTTCTCCATATGAACTTGATCATTTGCTAATGATTCACAATCAGCAACATGGGAAAAccgctttttctttttagcgGCAAAAATGTGGGTTTCAGACAAGTTTAAGCATTACGAACTCACAGTTATTGCAATGGGCTGACCCACAGCCACGTCTTTTGATCCTTCCGGAGCCAAAATTTTGGCCAAGAACCTGAATTTAACAAGAGAAAAACTATATTGAAACATACAAATTTTTGAAGTAGGAACTGCAGAACTCATGCCAACTGCTATgctaatgaaatatataaaaccattttattcaatttctaaTTACATGAAGCACTTCgtaaatatactaaaataggAATGGCCAGCCCACCCAGGTGCGGTGGAATCtctcaaaattatgaaaaagtaCGTAGCAGTAGATAACAGCCTCATTGAAAATCTCAAGACCCATGACTTCAAGGTAGAATAAAGAGCATAATAGATTGATTTTGCTGTTTCCGGTTGTATTCTTTAAGGTTTCATACGGGCTTTTTTGTCTGAATCACATATGGCCAATCAGAAGTTGTCACGGAAAAGTTGAATGAACTCAAGAGGCCAAAATCTTAAGAATTCAACCAataatgttaaatatttttacccttCTTCAAGACTCTCAAATTCAAGGGTCGCTTTGTCTGTTTCAATTTCACAAATAACATCACCAACCTCGATCTGCATCAACACAGAAAAGCATGCCTTCAATCTCTATGAAGTAGTTACATATAGCATATATGCTGTTGATAAAAAATGATGACCTTATCgccttcttttttcctccatTTTGCGATATTTCCCTGGTTCTGTggatagaaagagaaaaagaaaagtgaggAACACTCTTCAGCAGtgaacaaaagaataaaacacaatatcaaAGCACAAAACTCTAACAACAGTTGTTCTTACCATAGTTGGTGATAGTGCTGGCATTTCAAGAACGATATGAGGAGGAAGTTCAGAAGTACTGATGTTCACAGACCTTGATTCCTGTTTGCTGTCTCCATGTGTTGAAGCTTGTTCAGTGGTTGTTTTATCTTTGGCTTCTGATCCACTAACAGTTGCAGGGACATTAGCTATGTCATCTGGATCCTCCACCTAGTTAACCAGagtaaaataagttttaacaTCATACAAGATGATAATAGCATGAACTGATTTATTCTCTTAAGAAATAGGGACAAAAAGTGGTAACAGCAGATTCTCTGATTGGGAAAACTGTTCTTATGAAAGCATTTTCTTCAGCACCAGAAGCTTGGCAGTAAAGCtcaatatgtgtgtgtgtgtatttataaAACGGTGGAGGCTATCAAAAAGGATTTCAGTTTTATGATATAGCTTTTGAGATGATCCTAGATAGAGTGGAGGAAGAAAAGGATCCAGGCTGCCCTATATACACAAGAGATAAGGCTTTTTAAGTTGGGGTAGATGTTCTAGTATTCTAATTCTGTGTTTGAACAAACCA
This region of Sesamum indicum cultivar Zhongzhi No. 13 linkage group LG4, S_indicum_v1.0, whole genome shotgun sequence genomic DNA includes:
- the LOC105161299 gene encoding dihydrolipoyllysine-residue acetyltransferase component 1 of pyruvate dehydrogenase complex, mitochondrial isoform X2, with the protein product MALSRLRNPVIRRAPSLLRARFLSLSSNHTSLDRHRGLNSSTDVAESLLRPASFSMVNGIHHNPSKIKFQIGARRYSSKELPEHIVLQMPALSPTMSQGNIAKWRKKEGDKIEVGDVICEIETDKATLEFESLEEGFLAKILVPEGSKDVPVGQPIAITVEDPDDIANVPATVSGSEAKDKTTTEQASTHGDSKQESRSVNISTSELPPHIVLEMPALSPTMNQGNIAKWRKKEGDKIEVGDVICEIETDKATLEFESLEEGFLAKILAPEGSKDVAVGQPIAITVEDPNDLEAVKSSVSLDLSVKDEKPVQKNTAKEVKTQKTSHSRISPAAKLLLVEHGLDASSIMASGPRGTLLKGDVLAAIQSGKGSAKVSGSKEKISSLDPAPPHPPSASTASKSTVQQTAAYEDLPNSQIRKVIATRLLESKQSTPHLYLSTDVTLDPLLSFRKELKANYDVKVSVNDIVIKAVAVALRNVPEANAYWDAGKGEIVLCDSVDISIAVATEKGLMTPIVRNADQKSISSISLEVKELAEKARAGKLKPNEFQGGTFSISNLGMFPVDNFCAIINPPQAGILAVGRGNQVVEPVVGDDGIEKPGVFTKMNLTLSADHRVFDGKVGGTFLKALRSNFSDIRRLLL
- the LOC105161299 gene encoding dihydrolipoyllysine-residue acetyltransferase component 1 of pyruvate dehydrogenase complex, mitochondrial isoform X3, translated to MALSRLRNPVIRRAPSLLRARFLSLSSNHTSLDRGLNSSTDVAESLLSRPASFSMVNGIHHNPSKIKFQIGARRYSSKELPEHIVLQMPALSPTMSQGNIAKWRKKEGDKIEVGDVICEIETDKATLEFESLEEGFLAKILVPEGSKDVPVGQPIAITVEDPDDIANVPATVSGSEAKDKTTTEQASTHGDSKQESRSVNISTSELPPHIVLEMPALSPTMNQGNIAKWRKKEGDKIEVGDVICEIETDKATLEFESLEEGFLAKILAPEGSKDVAVGQPIAITVEDPNDLEAVKSSVSLDLSVKDEKPVQKNTAKEVKTQKTSHSRISPAAKLLLVEHGLDASSIMASGPRGTLLKGDVLAAIQSGKGSAKVSGSKEKISSLDPAPPHPPSASTASKSTVQQTAAYEDLPNSQIRKVIATRLLESKQSTPHLYLSTDVTLDPLLSFRKELKANYDVKVSVNDIVIKAVAVALRNVPEANAYWDAGKGEIVLCDSVDISIAVATEKGLMTPIVRNADQKSISSISLEVKELAEKARAGKLKPNEFQGGTFSISNLGMFPVDNFCAIINPPQAGILAVGRGNQVVEPVVGDDGIEKPGVFTKMNLTLSADHRVFDGKVGGTFLKALRSNFSDIRRLLL
- the LOC105161299 gene encoding dihydrolipoyllysine-residue acetyltransferase component 1 of pyruvate dehydrogenase complex, mitochondrial isoform X4 — its product is MALSRLRNPVIRRAPSLLRARFLSLSSNHTSLDRGLNSSTDVAESLLRPASFSMVNGIHHNPSKIKFQIGARRYSSKELPEHIVLQMPALSPTMSQGNIAKWRKKEGDKIEVGDVICEIETDKATLEFESLEEGFLAKILVPEGSKDVPVGQPIAITVEDPDDIANVPATVSGSEAKDKTTTEQASTHGDSKQESRSVNISTSELPPHIVLEMPALSPTMNQGNIAKWRKKEGDKIEVGDVICEIETDKATLEFESLEEGFLAKILAPEGSKDVAVGQPIAITVEDPNDLEAVKSSVSLDLSVKDEKPVQKNTAKEVKTQKTSHSRISPAAKLLLVEHGLDASSIMASGPRGTLLKGDVLAAIQSGKGSAKVSGSKEKISSLDPAPPHPPSASTASKSTVQQTAAYEDLPNSQIRKVIATRLLESKQSTPHLYLSTDVTLDPLLSFRKELKANYDVKVSVNDIVIKAVAVALRNVPEANAYWDAGKGEIVLCDSVDISIAVATEKGLMTPIVRNADQKSISSISLEVKELAEKARAGKLKPNEFQGGTFSISNLGMFPVDNFCAIINPPQAGILAVGRGNQVVEPVVGDDGIEKPGVFTKMNLTLSADHRVFDGKVGGTFLKALRSNFSDIRRLLL
- the LOC105161299 gene encoding dihydrolipoyllysine-residue acetyltransferase component 1 of pyruvate dehydrogenase complex, mitochondrial isoform X1, translating into MALSRLRNPVIRRAPSLLRARFLSLSSNHTSLDRHRGLNSSTDVAESLLSRPASFSMVNGIHHNPSKIKFQIGARRYSSKELPEHIVLQMPALSPTMSQGNIAKWRKKEGDKIEVGDVICEIETDKATLEFESLEEGFLAKILVPEGSKDVPVGQPIAITVEDPDDIANVPATVSGSEAKDKTTTEQASTHGDSKQESRSVNISTSELPPHIVLEMPALSPTMNQGNIAKWRKKEGDKIEVGDVICEIETDKATLEFESLEEGFLAKILAPEGSKDVAVGQPIAITVEDPNDLEAVKSSVSLDLSVKDEKPVQKNTAKEVKTQKTSHSRISPAAKLLLVEHGLDASSIMASGPRGTLLKGDVLAAIQSGKGSAKVSGSKEKISSLDPAPPHPPSASTASKSTVQQTAAYEDLPNSQIRKVIATRLLESKQSTPHLYLSTDVTLDPLLSFRKELKANYDVKVSVNDIVIKAVAVALRNVPEANAYWDAGKGEIVLCDSVDISIAVATEKGLMTPIVRNADQKSISSISLEVKELAEKARAGKLKPNEFQGGTFSISNLGMFPVDNFCAIINPPQAGILAVGRGNQVVEPVVGDDGIEKPGVFTKMNLTLSADHRVFDGKVGGTFLKALRSNFSDIRRLLL